A single genomic interval of Balaenoptera musculus isolate JJ_BM4_2016_0621 chromosome 14, mBalMus1.pri.v3, whole genome shotgun sequence harbors:
- the CLTCL1 gene encoding clathrin heavy chain 2 isoform X2: protein MRMRASISAHARLCWWLRACLLSSLCASLRTFQLRNLGLNPADAGFSILTMGPGRIPCAQDEPAQVVNAGMSDPRRLLHGQSADRATVHPASGRKRVYLVISVGRGTSGSEDLSIQKEIAE, encoded by the exons ATGCGCATGCGCGCCTCAATCAGTGCGCATGCGCGCCTCTGCTGGTGGCTCCGCGCCTGCCTGCTCAGCAGCTTGTGCGCTTCTCTCAGGACCTTCCAG cTTCGAAACCTGGGACTTAATCCAGCTGACGCTGGCTTCAGCATACTGACCATGGGACCTGGCAGGATTCCGTGTGCCCAGGACGAGCCGGCACAGGTGGTGAACGCTGGCATGAGTGACCCACGGCGCCTGCTGCACGGCCAGTCTGCAGACAGAGCCACCGTGCATCCAGCCTCTGGAAG AAAGAGGGTCTACTTGGTCATTTCAGTAGGTAGAGGGACATCTGGAAGTGAAGACCTTTCTATTCAAAAAGAAATAGCTGAATAA
- the CLTCL1 gene encoding clathrin heavy chain 2 isoform X1, with protein MRMRASISAHARLCWWLRACLLSSLCASLRTFQLRNLGLNPADAGFSILTMGPGRIPCAQDEPAQVVNAGMSDPRRLLHGQSADRATVHPASGRYS; from the exons ATGCGCATGCGCGCCTCAATCAGTGCGCATGCGCGCCTCTGCTGGTGGCTCCGCGCCTGCCTGCTCAGCAGCTTGTGCGCTTCTCTCAGGACCTTCCAG cTTCGAAACCTGGGACTTAATCCAGCTGACGCTGGCTTCAGCATACTGACCATGGGACCTGGCAGGATTCCGTGTGCCCAGGACGAGCCGGCACAGGTGGTGAACGCTGGCATGAGTGACCCACGGCGCCTGCTGCACGGCCAGTCTGCAGACAGAGCCACCGTGCATCCAGCCTCTGGAAGGTACTCCTGA